A region from the Rhodamnia argentea isolate NSW1041297 chromosome 7, ASM2092103v1, whole genome shotgun sequence genome encodes:
- the LOC115750869 gene encoding 1-aminocyclopropane-1-carboxylate oxidase 1-like isoform X3 produces the protein MESFPVINMGNLNGDKRAITMDKIKDACENWGFFEVRLSLPLTYLCFKEVGLTSWIVMSWKMTKMKLVNHGIPPEMMDTIERMTKGHYKKCMEQRFRELVASKGLEYVQTEVRDLDWESTFHLKHLPASNISQIPDLDDDYRKVMKEFAVKLEKLAEELLDLLCENLGLEKGYLKKAFYGSDGPTFGTKVSNYPPCPKPDLIKGLRAHTDAGGIILLFQDDKVSGLQLLKDGQWVDVPPMRHSIVVNLGDQLEVITNGKYKSVLHRVVAQTDGNRMSIASFYNPGADAVIYPAPALVERAAEEASEGTYPKFVFEDYMKLYAALKFQAKEPRFEAMKTMESNPNLGPIATA, from the exons atggAGAGCTTCCCAGTGATCAACATGGGGAACCTGAATGGTGACAAGAGGGCAATCACCATGGACAAGATCAAAGATGCCTGTGAGAACTGGGGCTTCTTTGAGGTacgactctctctccct CTAACCTACTTATGCTTTAAAGAAGTCGGTCTAACATCTTGGATTGTCATGTcttggaaaatgaccaaaatgaagCTGGTGAATCATGGGATTCCGCCGGAGATGATGGACACGATCGAGCGGATGACGAAGGGTCACTACAAGAAGTGCATGGAGCAGAGGTTCAGAGAGCTGGTGGCGAGCAAGGGGCTCGAGTATGTCCAGACAGAGGTCCGTGACTTGGACTGGGAAAGCACCTTCCACTTGAAGCATCTCCCTGCCTCCAACATCTCCCAGATCCCAGATCTTGATGATGACTACAG GAAAGTCATGAAGGAGTTTGCAGTGAAGCTGGAGAAGCTGGCGGAGGAGCTCTTGGACCTGCTGTGTGAGAACTTGGGGCTGGAGAAAGGCTACTTGAAGAAGGCCTTTTACGGGTCCGACGGGCCAACCTTCGGCACCAAGGTCAGCAACTACCCGCCGTGCCCGAAGCCGGACCTGATCAAGGGTCTCCGGGCCCACACTGATGCTGGCGGCATCATCCTGCTCTTCCAGGACGACAAGGTCAGCGGCCTGCAGCTCCTCAAGGATGGCCAGTGGGTCGACGTCCCCCCGATGCGCCACTCCATTGTCGTCAACCTCGGCGACCAACTCGAG GTGATAACCAACGGGAAGTACAAGAGCGTGCTACACCGGGTGGTGGCCCAGACAGATGGGAACAGGATGTCCATAGCTTCATTCTACAACCCGGGCGCAGACGCCGTGATCTACCCGGCACCGGCGCTCGTGGAGAGAGCAGCAGAGGAGGCCAGTGAAGGGACTTACCCAAAGTTTGTGTTTGAGGACTACATGAAACTGTATGCTGCTCTCAAGTTCCAAGCCAAGGAGCCAAGATTCGAAGCCATGAAAACCATGGAGTCAAACCCCAATTTGGGCCCAATTGCAACCGCTTGA
- the LOC115750860 gene encoding E3 ubiquitin-protein ligase COP1 isoform X1, producing the protein MEEVSTGALVPAVKPEPVSSSATVAPPPPPPEVAGDTTAAEVSTTEQLDRDFLCPICMQVIKDAFLTSCGHSFCYMCIITHLRNKSDCPCCGHFLNNNQIFPNFMLDKLLKKTSARQVSKNASPIEHFRVALQQGCQVSIKELDSLLVLLAEKKRKMEQEEAERNMQILLDFLHCLRKQKVEELKEIQNDLQYIKEDINAVERHRIELYRARDRYSVKLRMLGDDHSMRKPWPSSMEKTTSGFTSSNISARGNLSSGSLQSKKMEAKAQVSSHGMQRKDALSGSDSQHMNQSSLSVIRKKRVHAQFTDLQECYLQKRRQLANQPHFQDEKDINVIHREGYTAGLAHFQSVLSTFTRYSRLRVIAELRHEDLFHSANIVSRFCCSIEFDRDDELFATAGVSRRIKVFDFSTVVNEPTDVHCPVVEMTTRSKLSCLSWNKYAKNHIASSDYEGIVTVWDVDTRQSLMEYEEHEKRAWSVDFSRTEPSMLVSGSDDCKVKVWCTRQEASVLNIDMKANICCVKYNPGSSNYVAVGSADHHIHYYDLRNISQPLHVFMGHRKAVSYVKFLSNNELASASTDSTLRLWDVKDNLPVRTFKGHTNEKNFVGLTVNSEYIACGSETNEVYVYHKEISRHVTSHKFGSPDPDDPDDDAGSYFISAVCWKSDSPTMLTANSQGTIKVLVLAA; encoded by the exons ATGGAGGAAGTGTCCACCGGGGCTCTGGTCCCGGCGGTGAAGCCTGAGCCGGTCTCGTCGTCGGCGACCGtggctcctcctccgccgccgccggagGTCGCCGGGGACACCACCGCCGCGGAGGTCTCCACCACCGAGCAGCTCGACAGGGACTTCCTGTGCCCAATTTGCATGCAGGTGATCAAGGACGCGTTCCTGACGTCGTGCGGGCACAGCTTCTGCTACATGTGCATCATCACTCACCTCCGCAACAAGAGCGATTGCCCCTGCTGTGGCCATTTCCTCAACAACAACCAGATTTTCCCCAACTTCATGCTCGACAAG CTATTGAAGAAGACTTCTGCTCGGCAAGTATCAAAGAATGCATCACCCATTGAACATTTTCGCGTGGCGCTGCAACAG GGTTGTCAAGTGTCAATAAAGGAGCTAGATAGCCTTCTCGTGCTTCTtgcagagaagaagagaaaaatggaacAAGAGGAAGCTGAGAGAAATATGCAAATTCTTCTTGACTTCTTGCATTGCTTGAGGAAGCAAAAAGTTGAAGAGTTGAAAGAG ATACAAAATGATCTCCAgtatatcaaggaggatatTAATGCTGTGGAGAGACATAGAATAGAGTTGTATCGGGCAAGAGACAGGTACTCGGTGAAGCTGAGGATGCTTGGAGATGATCATAGCATGAGAAAGCCGTGGCCTTCATCAATGGAGAAAACCACTAGTGGCTTTACCTCCAGTAACATCAGCGCCAGAGGAAATTTGTCCTCTGGTAGTCTACAGAGCAAGAAAATGGAAGCAAAGGCTCAAGTGAGCTCCCATGGAATGCAAAGAAAGGATGCTCTCAGTGGGTCAGACTCACAACACATGAATCAATCCAGTCTTTCGGTGATAAGGAAAAAGCGAGTTCATGCACAG TTTACTGATCTCCAAGAGTGTTATCTACAAAAGCGACGTCAGTTGGCAAATCAACCACATTTCCAGGATGAAAAGGACATAAATGTCATACATAGGGAGGGTTATACTGCAGgtcttgctcattttcaatCCGTATTGTCCACCTTTACGCGGTACAG TCGTCTACGGGTAATTGCTGAACTAAGGCATGAGGATTTGTTTCACTCAGCTAATATAGTTTCGAG ATTCTGCTGCAGCATTGAATTTGATCGAGATGACGAGCTATTTGCCACTGCCGGAGTTTCCCGTCGCATAAAGGTTTTTGACTTCTCAACA GTTGTGAATGAGCCAACTGATGTGCACTGTCCTGTGGTTGAGATGACCACAAGGTCCAAACTTAGCTGCTTGAGCTGGAATAAGTATGCCAAAAACCATATAGCAAGCAGTGACTACGAGGGAATAGTGACTGTCTGGGATGTGGATACCCGGCAG AGTTTGATGGAATATGAAGAACATGAAAAACGAGCATGGAGTGTTGATTTCTCAAGGACAGAGCCTTCGATGCTTGTATCTGGTAGCGATGATTGCAAG GTCAAGGTTTGGTGCACACGACAGGAAGCTAGCGTGCTAAACATTGACATGAAAGCAAATATATGCTGTGTCAAGTATAATCCCGGATCTAGCAACTACGTAGCG GTTGGTTCAGCTGATCACCATATCCATTATTATGACTTGCGCAATATCAGCCAACCGCTCCATGTATTTATGGGACACCGTAAAGCTGTTTCATATGTGAAATTCTTGTCCAACAACGAGCTTGCTTCTGCATCCACTGACAGCACATTACGGCTATGGGATGTAAAGGACAATTTACCG GTTAGAACGTTTAAAGGCCACACGAACGAGAAGAACTTTGTGGGTCTAACGGTAAATAGCGAATACATAGCGTGCGGCAGCGAAACTAACGAAGTCTACGTCTACCACAAG GAAATATCAAGGCACGTCACTTCACATAAATTTGGTTCGCCGGATCCCGATGATCCCGATGATGATGCGGGATCTTACTTCATTAGCGCCGTGTGCTGGAAAAGCGATAGCCCAACCATGCTAACTGCTAACAGCCAGGGAACAATCAAAGTATTGGTACTCGCCGCTTGA
- the LOC115750869 gene encoding 1-aminocyclopropane-1-carboxylate oxidase 1-like isoform X1 codes for MRRPASENQSVCCFLGTKSRERERGEQPQEKQSFTTISREREIMESFPVINMGNLNGDKRAITMDKIKDACENWGFFEVRLSLPLTYLCFKEVGLTSWIVMSWKMTKMKLVNHGIPPEMMDTIERMTKGHYKKCMEQRFRELVASKGLEYVQTEVRDLDWESTFHLKHLPASNISQIPDLDDDYRKVMKEFAVKLEKLAEELLDLLCENLGLEKGYLKKAFYGSDGPTFGTKVSNYPPCPKPDLIKGLRAHTDAGGIILLFQDDKVSGLQLLKDGQWVDVPPMRHSIVVNLGDQLEVITNGKYKSVLHRVVAQTDGNRMSIASFYNPGADAVIYPAPALVERAAEEASEGTYPKFVFEDYMKLYAALKFQAKEPRFEAMKTMESNPNLGPIATA; via the exons GAGAGCAACCACAAGAGAAGCAGAGTTTCACTAcaatttctagagagagagagataatggAGAGCTTCCCAGTGATCAACATGGGGAACCTGAATGGTGACAAGAGGGCAATCACCATGGACAAGATCAAAGATGCCTGTGAGAACTGGGGCTTCTTTGAGGTacgactctctctccct CTAACCTACTTATGCTTTAAAGAAGTCGGTCTAACATCTTGGATTGTCATGTcttggaaaatgaccaaaatgaagCTGGTGAATCATGGGATTCCGCCGGAGATGATGGACACGATCGAGCGGATGACGAAGGGTCACTACAAGAAGTGCATGGAGCAGAGGTTCAGAGAGCTGGTGGCGAGCAAGGGGCTCGAGTATGTCCAGACAGAGGTCCGTGACTTGGACTGGGAAAGCACCTTCCACTTGAAGCATCTCCCTGCCTCCAACATCTCCCAGATCCCAGATCTTGATGATGACTACAG GAAAGTCATGAAGGAGTTTGCAGTGAAGCTGGAGAAGCTGGCGGAGGAGCTCTTGGACCTGCTGTGTGAGAACTTGGGGCTGGAGAAAGGCTACTTGAAGAAGGCCTTTTACGGGTCCGACGGGCCAACCTTCGGCACCAAGGTCAGCAACTACCCGCCGTGCCCGAAGCCGGACCTGATCAAGGGTCTCCGGGCCCACACTGATGCTGGCGGCATCATCCTGCTCTTCCAGGACGACAAGGTCAGCGGCCTGCAGCTCCTCAAGGATGGCCAGTGGGTCGACGTCCCCCCGATGCGCCACTCCATTGTCGTCAACCTCGGCGACCAACTCGAG GTGATAACCAACGGGAAGTACAAGAGCGTGCTACACCGGGTGGTGGCCCAGACAGATGGGAACAGGATGTCCATAGCTTCATTCTACAACCCGGGCGCAGACGCCGTGATCTACCCGGCACCGGCGCTCGTGGAGAGAGCAGCAGAGGAGGCCAGTGAAGGGACTTACCCAAAGTTTGTGTTTGAGGACTACATGAAACTGTATGCTGCTCTCAAGTTCCAAGCCAAGGAGCCAAGATTCGAAGCCATGAAAACCATGGAGTCAAACCCCAATTTGGGCCCAATTGCAACCGCTTGA
- the LOC115750860 gene encoding E3 ubiquitin-protein ligase COP1 isoform X2: MEEVSTGALVPAVKPEPVSSSATVAPPPPPPEVAGDTTAAEVSTTEQLDRDFLCPICMQVIKDAFLTSCGHSFCYMCIITHLRNKSDCPCCGHFLNNNQIFPNFMLDKLLKKTSARQVSKNASPIEHFRVALQQGCQVSIKELDSLLVLLAEKKRKMEQEEAERNMQILLDFLHCLRKQKVEELKEIQNDLQYIKEDINAVERHRIELYRARDRYSVKLRMLGDDHSMRKPWPSSMEKTTSGFTSSNISARGNLSSGSLQSKKMEAKAQVSSHGMQRKDALSGSDSQHMNQSSLSVIRKKRVHAQFTDLQECYLQKRRQLANQPHFQDEKDINVIHREGYTAGLAHFQSVLSTFTRYSRLRVIAELRHEDLFHSANIVSSIEFDRDDELFATAGVSRRIKVFDFSTVVNEPTDVHCPVVEMTTRSKLSCLSWNKYAKNHIASSDYEGIVTVWDVDTRQSLMEYEEHEKRAWSVDFSRTEPSMLVSGSDDCKVKVWCTRQEASVLNIDMKANICCVKYNPGSSNYVAVGSADHHIHYYDLRNISQPLHVFMGHRKAVSYVKFLSNNELASASTDSTLRLWDVKDNLPVRTFKGHTNEKNFVGLTVNSEYIACGSETNEVYVYHKEISRHVTSHKFGSPDPDDPDDDAGSYFISAVCWKSDSPTMLTANSQGTIKVLVLAA, from the exons ATGGAGGAAGTGTCCACCGGGGCTCTGGTCCCGGCGGTGAAGCCTGAGCCGGTCTCGTCGTCGGCGACCGtggctcctcctccgccgccgccggagGTCGCCGGGGACACCACCGCCGCGGAGGTCTCCACCACCGAGCAGCTCGACAGGGACTTCCTGTGCCCAATTTGCATGCAGGTGATCAAGGACGCGTTCCTGACGTCGTGCGGGCACAGCTTCTGCTACATGTGCATCATCACTCACCTCCGCAACAAGAGCGATTGCCCCTGCTGTGGCCATTTCCTCAACAACAACCAGATTTTCCCCAACTTCATGCTCGACAAG CTATTGAAGAAGACTTCTGCTCGGCAAGTATCAAAGAATGCATCACCCATTGAACATTTTCGCGTGGCGCTGCAACAG GGTTGTCAAGTGTCAATAAAGGAGCTAGATAGCCTTCTCGTGCTTCTtgcagagaagaagagaaaaatggaacAAGAGGAAGCTGAGAGAAATATGCAAATTCTTCTTGACTTCTTGCATTGCTTGAGGAAGCAAAAAGTTGAAGAGTTGAAAGAG ATACAAAATGATCTCCAgtatatcaaggaggatatTAATGCTGTGGAGAGACATAGAATAGAGTTGTATCGGGCAAGAGACAGGTACTCGGTGAAGCTGAGGATGCTTGGAGATGATCATAGCATGAGAAAGCCGTGGCCTTCATCAATGGAGAAAACCACTAGTGGCTTTACCTCCAGTAACATCAGCGCCAGAGGAAATTTGTCCTCTGGTAGTCTACAGAGCAAGAAAATGGAAGCAAAGGCTCAAGTGAGCTCCCATGGAATGCAAAGAAAGGATGCTCTCAGTGGGTCAGACTCACAACACATGAATCAATCCAGTCTTTCGGTGATAAGGAAAAAGCGAGTTCATGCACAG TTTACTGATCTCCAAGAGTGTTATCTACAAAAGCGACGTCAGTTGGCAAATCAACCACATTTCCAGGATGAAAAGGACATAAATGTCATACATAGGGAGGGTTATACTGCAGgtcttgctcattttcaatCCGTATTGTCCACCTTTACGCGGTACAG TCGTCTACGGGTAATTGCTGAACTAAGGCATGAGGATTTGTTTCACTCAGCTAATATAGTTTCGAG CATTGAATTTGATCGAGATGACGAGCTATTTGCCACTGCCGGAGTTTCCCGTCGCATAAAGGTTTTTGACTTCTCAACA GTTGTGAATGAGCCAACTGATGTGCACTGTCCTGTGGTTGAGATGACCACAAGGTCCAAACTTAGCTGCTTGAGCTGGAATAAGTATGCCAAAAACCATATAGCAAGCAGTGACTACGAGGGAATAGTGACTGTCTGGGATGTGGATACCCGGCAG AGTTTGATGGAATATGAAGAACATGAAAAACGAGCATGGAGTGTTGATTTCTCAAGGACAGAGCCTTCGATGCTTGTATCTGGTAGCGATGATTGCAAG GTCAAGGTTTGGTGCACACGACAGGAAGCTAGCGTGCTAAACATTGACATGAAAGCAAATATATGCTGTGTCAAGTATAATCCCGGATCTAGCAACTACGTAGCG GTTGGTTCAGCTGATCACCATATCCATTATTATGACTTGCGCAATATCAGCCAACCGCTCCATGTATTTATGGGACACCGTAAAGCTGTTTCATATGTGAAATTCTTGTCCAACAACGAGCTTGCTTCTGCATCCACTGACAGCACATTACGGCTATGGGATGTAAAGGACAATTTACCG GTTAGAACGTTTAAAGGCCACACGAACGAGAAGAACTTTGTGGGTCTAACGGTAAATAGCGAATACATAGCGTGCGGCAGCGAAACTAACGAAGTCTACGTCTACCACAAG GAAATATCAAGGCACGTCACTTCACATAAATTTGGTTCGCCGGATCCCGATGATCCCGATGATGATGCGGGATCTTACTTCATTAGCGCCGTGTGCTGGAAAAGCGATAGCCCAACCATGCTAACTGCTAACAGCCAGGGAACAATCAAAGTATTGGTACTCGCCGCTTGA
- the LOC115750869 gene encoding 1-aminocyclopropane-1-carboxylate oxidase 1-like isoform X2, with the protein MRRIMLGPASENQSVCCFLGTKSRERERGEQPQEKQSFTTISREREIMESFPVINMGNLNGDKRAITMDKIKDACENWGFFELVNHGIPPEMMDTIERMTKGHYKKCMEQRFRELVASKGLEYVQTEVRDLDWESTFHLKHLPASNISQIPDLDDDYRKVMKEFAVKLEKLAEELLDLLCENLGLEKGYLKKAFYGSDGPTFGTKVSNYPPCPKPDLIKGLRAHTDAGGIILLFQDDKVSGLQLLKDGQWVDVPPMRHSIVVNLGDQLEVITNGKYKSVLHRVVAQTDGNRMSIASFYNPGADAVIYPAPALVERAAEEASEGTYPKFVFEDYMKLYAALKFQAKEPRFEAMKTMESNPNLGPIATA; encoded by the exons GAGAGCAACCACAAGAGAAGCAGAGTTTCACTAcaatttctagagagagagagataatggAGAGCTTCCCAGTGATCAACATGGGGAACCTGAATGGTGACAAGAGGGCAATCACCATGGACAAGATCAAAGATGCCTGTGAGAACTGGGGCTTCTTTGAG CTGGTGAATCATGGGATTCCGCCGGAGATGATGGACACGATCGAGCGGATGACGAAGGGTCACTACAAGAAGTGCATGGAGCAGAGGTTCAGAGAGCTGGTGGCGAGCAAGGGGCTCGAGTATGTCCAGACAGAGGTCCGTGACTTGGACTGGGAAAGCACCTTCCACTTGAAGCATCTCCCTGCCTCCAACATCTCCCAGATCCCAGATCTTGATGATGACTACAG GAAAGTCATGAAGGAGTTTGCAGTGAAGCTGGAGAAGCTGGCGGAGGAGCTCTTGGACCTGCTGTGTGAGAACTTGGGGCTGGAGAAAGGCTACTTGAAGAAGGCCTTTTACGGGTCCGACGGGCCAACCTTCGGCACCAAGGTCAGCAACTACCCGCCGTGCCCGAAGCCGGACCTGATCAAGGGTCTCCGGGCCCACACTGATGCTGGCGGCATCATCCTGCTCTTCCAGGACGACAAGGTCAGCGGCCTGCAGCTCCTCAAGGATGGCCAGTGGGTCGACGTCCCCCCGATGCGCCACTCCATTGTCGTCAACCTCGGCGACCAACTCGAG GTGATAACCAACGGGAAGTACAAGAGCGTGCTACACCGGGTGGTGGCCCAGACAGATGGGAACAGGATGTCCATAGCTTCATTCTACAACCCGGGCGCAGACGCCGTGATCTACCCGGCACCGGCGCTCGTGGAGAGAGCAGCAGAGGAGGCCAGTGAAGGGACTTACCCAAAGTTTGTGTTTGAGGACTACATGAAACTGTATGCTGCTCTCAAGTTCCAAGCCAAGGAGCCAAGATTCGAAGCCATGAAAACCATGGAGTCAAACCCCAATTTGGGCCCAATTGCAACCGCTTGA